A window from Flavobacterium gyeonganense encodes these proteins:
- a CDS encoding putative quinol monooxygenase, translated as MISITAIFKGKPEHNDQIQKMMHHLVTETRKETACLRYDLHAAENVFIIWEEWKDQPGLDIHNSQPHLADFISQIRDLVSDPIQVYKTSQIL; from the coding sequence ATGATTTCAATTACTGCCATCTTCAAAGGTAAACCGGAACATAACGATCAAATACAAAAGATGATGCACCATCTCGTTACTGAGACCAGAAAAGAAACTGCCTGTCTCCGTTACGATTTACATGCAGCCGAAAATGTATTCATCATTTGGGAAGAATGGAAAGACCAGCCGGGACTTGACATACACAATTCACAACCCCATTTAGCCGATTTTATTTCTCAAATCAGAGATCTCGTTTCAGACCCGATTCAGGTTTACAAGACCTCTCAGATTTTATAA
- the moaA gene encoding GTP 3',8-cyclase MoaA: MTPSKTILTDDFGRKHNYLRISLLEKCNLRCTYCMPADGIVLSPKASLMTADEIFSIAQTFVQNGVDKIRLTGGEPLLRKDFPEIVSKLSALEVSLSITTNGILIDRHIDVLKQVGIKKINLSLDTLVASKFHSITLRNQFEKVIDNLHLLLNHDFQVKVNVVLMKGFNDNEITDFVNLTEFLPISVRFIEFMPFAGNEWDRSKMVSQNEILSKVETCFTSDKIQKLEDEKNFTARTYKIKGFQGDFGIISSITNPFCDSCNRIRLTANGKIKNCLFSNSETDLLTAFRNGESITELISASVKSKKKVRSGMATISEMDDPKLHFDNRSMIAIGG, translated from the coding sequence ATGACACCCTCTAAAACCATTTTAACGGATGATTTTGGGCGAAAACACAATTATTTGCGTATTTCGCTGTTAGAGAAATGCAATCTGCGTTGTACCTATTGCATGCCCGCTGACGGAATCGTATTGTCTCCAAAAGCCAGTCTAATGACCGCGGATGAGATTTTTTCCATTGCCCAAACCTTCGTACAAAATGGTGTCGATAAAATCAGATTAACTGGCGGAGAGCCTTTGTTGCGAAAAGATTTTCCTGAAATTGTTTCGAAATTATCAGCCTTAGAAGTTTCACTTTCCATTACAACCAACGGTATTTTAATCGACCGGCATATTGACGTTTTAAAACAGGTCGGAATCAAAAAAATCAACCTGAGTCTGGATACACTGGTAGCATCAAAATTTCATTCGATAACGCTTCGAAATCAGTTTGAGAAAGTGATTGATAATCTGCATTTACTGCTGAATCATGATTTTCAGGTGAAAGTAAATGTTGTTTTGATGAAAGGTTTTAATGATAACGAAATTACCGACTTTGTCAATTTAACAGAGTTTTTGCCCATTTCTGTCCGTTTTATTGAGTTTATGCCTTTCGCCGGAAATGAGTGGGACAGAAGCAAAATGGTATCACAAAATGAAATTTTATCAAAGGTTGAAACTTGTTTTACTTCTGATAAAATTCAGAAATTGGAGGATGAAAAAAATTTTACCGCCAGAACCTATAAAATCAAAGGTTTTCAGGGCGATTTTGGAATCATAAGTTCAATTACAAATCCGTTTTGTGACAGCTGTAACCGAATCCGCCTCACGGCAAACGGAAAAATTAAAAACTGTCTTTTTTCCAATTCTGAAACCGATTTGCTGACTGCTTTCAGGAATGGCGAATCAATTACCGAATTGATTTCGGCTTCTGTAAAAAGCAAGAAGAAAGTAAGATCTGGTATGGCCACGATTTCTGAAATGGATGATCCGAAACTGCACTTCGATAATCGCAGTATGATTGCGATTGGGGGGTAA
- a CDS encoding DUF2130 domain-containing protein, translated as MAEQSSIQCPNCGTPIDVNDVLKHQLEDSIRKEFQQKANIQNRELELKNELFEKAKAEFEAKKKQENELFAERLDREKKAAEKEIGEKLKTKLEEENKDRLLLMEKELSEKSEKIRELNKMEGEIAKLQREKLEMKEAIQAEAEKQLNAQLALERDKIRKQEDDKNELKFKELQKQLEEQKKLTEEMKRKQEQGSMQLQGEVMELAIEEWLANNFPLDSIDEVKKGANGADCLQIVNTREHQNCGSIYYESKRTKAFQPSWIEKFKNDIRTKKANIGVLVTEVMPAGMERMGMRDGIWICTYDEFKGLSAVLRQSIIQVSQAVQAQENKGDKMSMLYDFLTSNEFRLQIEGIVEGFTQMQGDLDAEKRAMQRIWKQREKQIEKVVHNTLGMYGCIRGIAGNAVQTVKALELDFIEDANDDPKELE; from the coding sequence ATGGCTGAACAATCTTCAATTCAGTGCCCGAACTGCGGAACTCCTATCGATGTAAATGATGTTTTGAAACACCAGCTGGAAGATAGCATCCGTAAAGAATTTCAACAAAAAGCCAATATTCAAAACCGTGAATTAGAGCTTAAAAACGAACTATTCGAAAAAGCCAAAGCCGAATTTGAAGCGAAGAAAAAACAGGAAAACGAACTTTTTGCCGAGCGTTTGGACCGTGAAAAAAAAGCAGCGGAAAAAGAAATTGGAGAAAAGCTGAAAACCAAACTGGAAGAAGAAAACAAAGACCGTTTGTTATTGATGGAAAAAGAACTCTCTGAAAAATCTGAAAAAATCAGGGAATTAAACAAAATGGAAGGCGAAATTGCCAAATTACAGCGTGAAAAACTGGAAATGAAAGAAGCAATCCAGGCCGAAGCCGAAAAGCAATTGAATGCACAACTGGCTTTGGAACGCGATAAAATCAGAAAGCAGGAAGACGATAAAAACGAACTAAAATTCAAAGAACTTCAGAAACAGCTCGAAGAACAAAAAAAACTGACGGAAGAAATGAAACGCAAGCAGGAACAAGGATCCATGCAATTGCAGGGCGAAGTAATGGAACTGGCGATCGAAGAATGGCTTGCGAATAACTTCCCGCTGGACAGCATTGACGAAGTTAAAAAAGGCGCCAACGGTGCCGATTGCCTTCAAATTGTGAATACACGAGAACATCAAAACTGCGGTTCGATTTATTACGAAAGCAAACGTACCAAAGCGTTTCAGCCTTCCTGGATTGAGAAATTCAAAAACGATATCAGAACCAAAAAAGCCAATATCGGGGTTTTAGTTACCGAAGTAATGCCGGCCGGAATGGAGCGAATGGGCATGCGTGACGGCATCTGGATTTGTACTTATGACGAGTTTAAAGGCTTGAGCGCAGTTCTGCGCCAGTCAATAATTCAGGTGAGCCAGGCCGTTCAGGCACAGGAAAACAAAGGCGATAAAATGTCAATGCTGTACGATTTTTTAACCAGCAATGAATTCCGCTTGCAGATTGAAGGAATTGTAGAAGGATTTACCCAGATGCAGGGCGATTTAGATGCTGAAAAAAGAGCCATGCAAAGAATCTGGAAACAACGTGAAAAACAAATCGAAAAAGTGGTCCATAACACCTTAGGAATGTACGGTTGTATTCGCGGTATTGCCGGAAATGCAGTTCAGACCGTAAAAGCTTTAGAACTCGATTTTATCGAAGATGCTAATGACGATCCTAAAGAATTAGAATAA
- the moaCB gene encoding bifunctional molybdenum cofactor biosynthesis protein MoaC/MoaB, producing the protein MVDITHKISTLRKATATAIVKVSKQETIDAVVNNLVPKGNVLEMAKTAGLFAVKNTHLSIPDCHPLPIEYTSVEYKIEDLTIQIIFNVKTVYKTGVEVEAMHGASIVALTMYDMLKPIDKEIEISTIKLINKEGGKSSFKNKFPYTIKAAVFVCSDSIFAGDKEDRSGKIIVEKLDSYGVETSHYEVIPDELEIIQEKTKAFVKENHLVIFTGGTGLSPRDVTPEALTPLLESRIPGIEEAIRDYGQQRMPYAMLSRTVAGTLGKSVVLALPGSTNGARESMDAVFPHLLHVFHILKGKNHDTL; encoded by the coding sequence ATGGTAGATATTACGCATAAAATAAGCACATTAAGAAAAGCAACCGCAACAGCAATTGTCAAAGTCAGCAAACAGGAAACAATTGATGCAGTGGTCAATAATCTGGTTCCAAAAGGGAATGTGCTCGAAATGGCCAAAACGGCCGGATTATTTGCGGTAAAAAACACGCATTTATCGATTCCGGATTGCCATCCATTACCAATTGAATATACGTCGGTTGAATATAAAATTGAGGATTTAACGATTCAGATTATTTTTAATGTAAAAACAGTTTACAAAACCGGAGTAGAAGTTGAAGCGATGCACGGGGCATCAATTGTAGCGCTTACGATGTACGATATGCTGAAACCAATTGATAAAGAAATCGAAATCTCAACCATCAAATTAATCAACAAAGAAGGCGGTAAATCGTCTTTCAAAAATAAATTTCCGTACACAATAAAAGCAGCAGTTTTTGTTTGTTCCGACTCTATTTTTGCAGGTGATAAAGAAGACCGATCCGGAAAAATCATTGTAGAAAAGTTAGATTCTTACGGAGTTGAAACGTCTCATTACGAAGTTATTCCGGATGAGTTAGAAATTATTCAGGAAAAAACGAAGGCTTTCGTCAAAGAGAATCATCTGGTTATTTTTACAGGAGGAACAGGGTTATCGCCAAGGGATGTAACGCCCGAAGCGCTTACGCCATTATTAGAAAGCAGAATTCCCGGAATCGAAGAAGCTATCCGTGATTATGGTCAGCAACGAATGCCTTATGCCATGTTATCCAGAACGGTTGCAGGTACTTTAGGGAAAAGTGTGGTTTTGGCTTTGCCGGGATCAACAAACGGAGCGAGAGAATCTATGGATGCTGTTTTTCCGCATTTACTGCACGTTTTTCATATTTTAAAAGGAAAAAATCATGACACCCTCTAA
- a CDS encoding molybdenum cofactor guanylyltransferase, whose translation MKTLTAFILCGGKSSRMKSEKGLVLFQEKPFIEHIIQAILPVTKNIQLITNTNDYDYLPYQKTADIVKDKGPLGGIYTVLENSETEFNLILSCDIPLISSELLTELISKHNQEAQITIFATESRIHPLIGIYSKKIIPLIKEAIDNNELKMMDFLSKVPHQIIKIDESENFPLTNINSADELNDLNINLS comes from the coding sequence ATGAAAACACTAACAGCATTTATTCTTTGCGGAGGAAAAAGCTCCAGAATGAAGTCAGAGAAAGGATTGGTTTTATTTCAGGAGAAACCATTTATAGAGCATATCATTCAGGCGATTTTACCTGTAACTAAAAATATTCAGTTGATTACGAATACGAATGATTACGATTATTTGCCTTATCAAAAAACAGCAGATATCGTTAAAGATAAAGGGCCTTTGGGTGGAATTTATACAGTATTGGAGAATTCTGAAACCGAATTTAACCTGATCCTGAGTTGTGACATTCCGTTGATTTCTTCAGAATTGTTGACTGAATTGATATCAAAACACAATCAGGAAGCCCAAATTACCATATTTGCGACAGAAAGCAGAATACATCCTTTAATCGGAATTTATTCGAAAAAAATAATTCCACTCATAAAAGAAGCGATTGACAACAATGAACTGAAAATGATGGATTTTCTATCGAAAGTGCCTCATCAGATTATAAAAATAGACGAAAGCGAAAACTTTCCTTTAACTAATATTAATTCGGCCGACGAATTAAACGACCTGAATATCAATTTAAGTTAA
- the cobA gene encoding uroporphyrinogen-III C-methyltransferase yields the protein MHNVRTPKLTVVGAGPGDVELITLKAIKALENADVVLYDALVNEELLQYAAQAEIVFVGKRLGCHAYTQDQINELIVSMANRYGHVVRLKGGDPFIFGRGSEEIEYSEKFGLETAVVPGISSALGVPASVGISLTQRKIAESFWVITGTTSSHELSKDVHLASKSAATVVILMGMHKLDEIISIYKENRTDDLPIAIIQNGTKNSEQKVVGNISSITKLVAEKNISSPAIIVIGEVVKNTSKLTSYFQEHFEDEFIFQNLNL from the coding sequence ATGCATAATGTAAGAACACCAAAATTAACAGTAGTAGGCGCAGGGCCGGGAGATGTTGAATTGATTACGCTAAAAGCAATTAAAGCGTTAGAAAATGCCGACGTAGTTTTGTATGATGCGCTTGTCAATGAAGAATTATTGCAATATGCAGCTCAGGCAGAGATTGTTTTTGTAGGGAAACGTCTGGGATGCCATGCTTATACACAAGATCAAATTAACGAATTGATTGTTTCGATGGCCAACCGTTACGGACATGTGGTTCGTTTGAAAGGTGGAGATCCGTTTATTTTTGGACGCGGAAGCGAAGAAATCGAATATTCAGAAAAATTTGGTTTGGAAACGGCAGTTGTACCGGGAATTTCATCAGCATTAGGTGTTCCTGCTTCAGTAGGAATAAGCCTTACACAACGAAAAATAGCAGAGAGTTTCTGGGTAATTACAGGTACAACTTCCAGTCATGAATTGTCAAAAGATGTACATTTGGCTTCAAAATCAGCTGCGACAGTGGTTATTTTGATGGGAATGCACAAGTTAGATGAAATCATTTCCATTTATAAGGAAAACAGAACTGACGATTTACCGATTGCCATTATCCAAAACGGAACTAAAAATTCAGAACAAAAAGTAGTGGGTAACATTAGTTCAATTACTAAATTAGTTGCTGAAAAAAACATTTCATCACCAGCGATTATTGTAATTGGTGAAGTGGTAAAAAATACTTCAAAACTGACCTCTTATTTTCAGGAACATTTTGAAGACGAATTTATATTTCAGAATTTAAATCTATAA
- a CDS encoding MoaD/ThiS family protein — protein MIEVKYFGAVAEKTQCTFENVVSSNISLQDLLQGLEEKYRFESLSFSVAVNQKIVSRTTDYALKSSDIVALLPPFAGG, from the coding sequence ATGATTGAAGTTAAGTATTTTGGAGCTGTTGCCGAAAAAACACAATGCACTTTTGAAAATGTGGTTTCTTCGAATATTTCACTGCAGGATTTATTGCAGGGTTTAGAAGAAAAATACCGTTTTGAATCGCTTTCTTTCAGCGTTGCCGTCAATCAGAAAATAGTTTCAAGAACAACCGATTATGCTTTAAAGTCTAGCGATATTGTCGCTTTATTACCTCCTTTTGCGGGAGGATAA
- a CDS encoding LysR family transcriptional regulator: MELRHLKYFLAVAEELNFTKASEKLFISQPPLSRQIAELEEELQAKLFIRNNKKVELTEAGKYFRDEVTALFQNLERISVKTKKIAENVSGEFRIAYISSIYSSIISDLIKHLKTQFPYVNFKLFEVSTTKQIDALEQRKIEMGIIRSPIHSPKIKSHLWFKDGFSLVYNKNTFQIKSETEILKLQNETFVFFNKDYAPHYHEVLLELCAFYGFTPKIIHEANNINSIVQLVKNGLGISIVPSNIAKNNSDSEIGFIELKKVNLFTNVSLITSKDDLSEITQSAVEFLLPQRR; encoded by the coding sequence ATGGAATTACGTCACCTAAAATATTTTCTGGCTGTAGCCGAAGAGCTGAACTTCACCAAAGCTTCAGAAAAACTTTTTATATCTCAGCCTCCCTTAAGCCGGCAAATAGCTGAATTAGAAGAAGAACTTCAGGCAAAACTTTTTATTCGAAACAACAAAAAAGTTGAACTCACCGAAGCAGGAAAATATTTTAGAGATGAAGTAACAGCACTTTTTCAGAATCTGGAACGCATTTCTGTGAAAACAAAAAAAATTGCGGAGAACGTTTCGGGCGAATTCAGAATCGCTTATATCAGTTCGATTTATTCCTCAATCATTTCTGATTTAATAAAACATCTGAAAACACAGTTTCCGTATGTAAATTTCAAACTTTTCGAAGTATCAACCACCAAACAAATCGATGCTTTAGAACAGAGAAAAATTGAGATGGGAATCATCAGATCGCCGATTCATTCACCAAAAATAAAATCGCATTTATGGTTTAAAGACGGATTTTCATTGGTTTACAATAAAAACACTTTTCAGATAAAATCAGAAACCGAAATCTTAAAACTACAAAATGAAACGTTTGTTTTTTTCAATAAAGATTACGCACCGCATTATCATGAAGTCTTATTAGAACTCTGTGCTTTTTATGGCTTTACGCCGAAGATTATTCATGAAGCAAACAATATTAATTCAATTGTACAACTGGTCAAAAACGGATTGGGGATTTCGATTGTACCTTCAAATATTGCAAAAAACAATTCCGATTCTGAGATTGGATTTATTGAATTGAAAAAGGTAAATCTGTTTACGAATGTTTCTTTAATAACCTCAAAAGATGATCTTTCTGAAATCACGCAATCGGCTGTAGAGTTTTTGTTGCCACAAAGGCGTTAG
- a CDS encoding NAD(P)H-dependent oxidoreductase yields the protein MKKIFIINGGQKFAHSGGQFNQTVQDWTVEFLSKDSTYEIKTTHIENEIDLQEEVEKFVWADLIIYHTPVWWFQLPNLFKKYIDDVFTEGHNKGIYKSDGRSRVNPDINYGTGGLLHGRKYMLTTSWNAPATAFTLPGEFFNETSVDDGVMFGFHKMNQFTGMQKVNGFHFHDVEKGATPENIVIFKENYTNHLKEIFKTL from the coding sequence ATGAAAAAGATATTTATAATTAATGGCGGACAGAAATTCGCACATTCAGGTGGACAATTCAACCAAACCGTTCAGGACTGGACAGTTGAATTTCTTTCAAAAGACAGTACATATGAAATAAAAACAACTCATATCGAAAACGAAATTGATCTTCAGGAAGAAGTGGAAAAATTCGTCTGGGCAGATTTAATCATTTACCACACACCGGTTTGGTGGTTTCAGTTACCAAACCTTTTCAAAAAATACATCGACGACGTTTTCACAGAAGGTCATAACAAAGGAATCTACAAAAGCGACGGAAGAAGTCGCGTAAATCCCGACATCAATTACGGAACCGGCGGACTTTTACACGGACGAAAATACATGCTTACCACAAGCTGGAACGCGCCTGCAACCGCTTTTACACTTCCTGGCGAATTCTTCAACGAAACTTCTGTAGACGACGGTGTGATGTTTGGTTTCCACAAAATGAACCAATTTACAGGCATGCAAAAAGTAAACGGATTTCATTTTCATGATGTCGAAAAAGGCGCAACACCTGAAAATATTGTTATCTTTAAAGAAAATTATACCAATCATTTAAAAGAAATTTTTAAAACTTTATAA
- a CDS encoding sulfite exporter TauE/SafE family protein, which produces MNLLTSENIILFSFALIVIAFLYSSVGHGGASGYLALMTIFAFPVAIMKPSALLLNLFVSSISFLFYYRMNYFKPKLFYPFAIASVPAAFIGGFITLDNTIYKVILGIVLVFAALRLFGIFNFKEKEAVKIQLPFALAIGFVIGLLSGMLGIGGGIILSPILLFLGWASVKESAAISSLFIFVNSFAGMLGFLLGGKIIPIESFYLVPIAVIGGMLGGFYGSGYFSNKTLKIVLGTVILMASIKLIFP; this is translated from the coding sequence ATGAATTTACTTACTTCCGAAAATATAATCTTATTCAGCTTCGCATTAATCGTGATTGCGTTTTTGTACTCAAGTGTAGGGCATGGCGGAGCATCAGGTTATTTGGCTTTAATGACGATTTTTGCTTTTCCGGTGGCGATTATGAAACCTTCAGCTTTGTTACTGAATTTATTTGTTTCGAGTATTTCATTTTTGTTTTATTACAGAATGAATTATTTTAAACCTAAGTTGTTTTATCCGTTTGCGATAGCTTCTGTACCGGCAGCTTTTATTGGCGGATTTATTACGCTGGATAATACAATTTATAAAGTTATTTTAGGAATTGTTCTGGTATTTGCAGCTTTAAGACTGTTCGGAATATTTAATTTTAAGGAAAAAGAAGCCGTTAAGATTCAATTACCTTTTGCGTTGGCAATCGGATTTGTAATTGGTTTGTTGTCAGGGATGTTGGGTATTGGCGGTGGCATTATCTTAAGTCCGATTTTATTGTTTCTGGGATGGGCTTCAGTAAAAGAATCAGCGGCTATTTCGAGTCTGTTCATATTTGTCAATTCATTTGCCGGAATGTTAGGATTTCTTTTGGGAGGAAAAATTATTCCGATAGAGAGTTTTTATCTGGTTCCGATTGCAGTCATAGGCGGAATGTTAGGCGGATTTTACGGAAGTGGTTATTTTTCGAACAAAACCTTAAAAATAGTGTTAGGAACTGTGATTTTGATGGCAAGTATAAAATTGATTTTTCCTTAA
- a CDS encoding class I SAM-dependent methyltransferase, giving the protein MKKSTIEEIKERFDNDVERFSNLETGQVATIDATISLELITEASKRIVPNAATVLDVGCGAGNYTLMMLSKVPDLNCTLVDLSLPMLDRAFERVSAVTNGKVRVKQGDIREADLEENSFDIILAGAVLHHLRDDQDWETTFTKLFKLLKPGGCLMISDLITQDTDLLNEYTWQRYGEYLEEIGGAEYRQKVLDYIEKEDSPRSMNYQLDLMKKVGFSKVEILHKNMCFGAFGGIK; this is encoded by the coding sequence ATGAAAAAATCAACTATTGAAGAAATCAAAGAACGATTTGACAATGATGTCGAACGATTTTCAAATTTAGAAACGGGACAAGTGGCCACAATCGATGCTACTATTTCTTTAGAATTAATAACAGAAGCTTCAAAACGAATTGTTCCGAATGCTGCAACTGTTTTGGATGTCGGATGCGGAGCAGGAAATTATACTTTAATGATGTTGTCTAAAGTACCGGATTTAAACTGCACTTTGGTCGATTTGAGCTTGCCAATGTTGGATCGGGCTTTTGAAAGAGTTTCGGCTGTGACAAACGGAAAAGTACGAGTTAAACAAGGTGATATTCGCGAAGCAGATTTAGAAGAAAATAGTTTTGATATTATTTTGGCCGGAGCAGTTTTGCATCATTTGAGAGACGATCAGGATTGGGAAACGACTTTTACTAAGTTGTTTAAATTGTTGAAACCGGGAGGCTGCTTGATGATTTCGGACTTAATCACGCAAGATACAGATTTGTTGAATGAGTATACGTGGCAGCGTTATGGCGAGTATTTAGAAGAAATCGGAGGAGCAGAGTATCGCCAGAAAGTTTTGGATTATATCGAAAAAGAAGATTCACCAAGATCGATGAATTATCAATTGGATTTGATGAAGAAAGTGGGTTTTTCAAAAGTCGAAATTTTACATAAGAATATGTGTTTCGGGGCTTTTGGAGGGATAAAATAA
- a CDS encoding molybdenum cofactor biosynthesis protein MoaE has protein sequence MSKNVFVEGPISPGFIAESIAKHQSKHTIGAHNIFLGQVRADVIHDNTVVAIDYSAYTDMANEALHTIREKAFAKFDLTCMHIYHSLGVVKAGEICLFVFVSATRRKQVYEATEAIVNWIKTDVPIFGKEMFENDTFTWKQNT, from the coding sequence ATGAGTAAAAATGTATTTGTAGAAGGGCCAATTTCTCCCGGGTTTATTGCGGAGTCAATTGCCAAGCATCAATCCAAACATACAATTGGGGCACACAATATTTTTCTGGGTCAGGTTCGTGCCGATGTGATCCATGACAATACGGTTGTTGCGATTGACTATTCTGCTTATACGGATATGGCGAACGAAGCTTTGCACACAATCCGGGAAAAAGCATTTGCTAAATTCGACCTGACCTGTATGCATATTTATCACAGTTTAGGAGTTGTAAAAGCGGGTGAAATCTGTTTGTTCGTATTTGTATCGGCAACACGCAGGAAACAAGTCTACGAGGCCACAGAGGCTATTGTGAACTGGATTAAAACCGATGTGCCGATTTTTGGCAAGGAAATGTTTGAAAACGATACATTCACATGGAAACAAAACACCTAA
- the moeB gene encoding HesA/MoeB/ThiF family protein → MNASSRYNRQIMLPEIGETGQYKLLKSKVLIIGAGGLGAAILPYLAAAGVGEIGIVDDDVVELSNLQRQVIYKNSSVGKYKVEEAKSMVTALNSDVKVNAVAEKLSGKNAICLFEKYDIVVDATDNLQIKYLINDACLITNKPMVYGSIFRFQGQVSVFNYQNGPTYRCLYPDENSSSVNCTDAGVIGISVGIIGMLQANEVIKMILETGEILSGKILVYNVLNNEQQKYDFEKNDSFVMDRNIFKGKYSQKENTVEEISTEAVLNQIDNEEVLFLDVRNEDELPKITFRNSLQIPLMNLENEIQKLNPNQTIYVFCQSGIRSKMAVELLQNKEFKDLKSVEGGALAMKELLKKEIKI, encoded by the coding sequence ATGAATGCATCTTCCCGTTATAACCGACAAATAATGCTTCCCGAAATTGGAGAAACAGGCCAGTACAAATTATTAAAATCCAAAGTTTTAATTATTGGTGCAGGAGGTCTGGGTGCTGCGATACTGCCTTATCTGGCAGCTGCCGGAGTTGGTGAAATCGGAATTGTTGATGATGATGTTGTGGAACTTTCAAATTTGCAGCGTCAGGTAATTTATAAAAATTCATCTGTCGGAAAATATAAGGTTGAAGAAGCCAAATCAATGGTAACAGCATTAAATTCCGACGTTAAAGTAAATGCTGTTGCTGAAAAACTTTCAGGTAAAAATGCCATTTGTTTATTCGAAAAATATGATATTGTTGTGGATGCAACTGATAACCTTCAAATAAAATACCTGATAAATGATGCCTGTCTGATTACGAATAAACCAATGGTTTACGGATCAATTTTCAGGTTTCAGGGGCAGGTTTCGGTTTTTAATTATCAAAACGGCCCAACCTACAGATGTTTGTATCCTGATGAAAACAGTTCGTCTGTAAATTGTACGGATGCGGGAGTTATCGGAATTTCAGTTGGAATTATTGGAATGCTGCAGGCCAATGAAGTCATAAAAATGATTCTGGAAACAGGAGAAATTTTAAGTGGAAAGATATTGGTTTATAATGTTTTGAATAATGAACAGCAGAAATATGATTTTGAAAAAAATGATTCTTTTGTAATGGACAGAAATATTTTTAAAGGAAAATACTCTCAGAAAGAAAATACTGTCGAAGAAATTTCAACTGAAGCAGTTTTGAATCAAATTGATAATGAAGAAGTCTTGTTTTTAGATGTTCGTAATGAAGATGAACTTCCAAAAATAACATTCAGGAACAGTCTTCAGATTCCGTTAATGAATCTGGAAAATGAAATACAAAAACTGAATCCGAATCAAACGATTTATGTTTTCTGCCAATCCGGAATTCGAAGCAAAATGGCTGTTGAATTGCTTCAGAATAAAGAGTTTAAAGATCTGAAAAGTGTTGAAGGCGGTGCGTTGGCAATGAAAGAATTATTAAAAAAAGAAATAAAAATATAG